A single genomic interval of Hydractinia symbiolongicarpus strain clone_291-10 chromosome 8, HSymV2.1, whole genome shotgun sequence harbors:
- the LOC130654663 gene encoding major facilitator superfamily domain-containing protein 6-like — translation MESSEDKTTPKWYAIDRDMIICKVAYLFENAKQSCYIPLMILFFESIGLDSSRAGQINGMRYIGYLIGSPFWGYLADRKQAYRFTVTFLCVIAVATMCSQPFLSLLVGDQEKQKCPTNSNLEIFINQTFNDKMNRTLNETIGQPMKGNFNEDHLFYTMLSINIVASFFDGSTQSFMDTGVMRRVLASPNQPKFGNQRYFGAIGYGGGALLSSIVIDNFPSLKVTCYSGLFCVYLFFTSSLAVISNILFKGIKFSTPNAKEKGEVRGILRTTLCKPDTLFFLVTVLFGGTVHAFYVSFLFVFLKELDSPQILMGLSITVAAVFGLLGFICAAKIIKVVGGTMNLLCFACFIWCIRFFCYACTYNPWLVLPTQLTHGIGFAAFIAACVEHTRMISSPAILATMYGIMNSLYFGASFVIANIGGGSLYKYVGSRQTFIIASVACGVWAILVFIYIVIGIYRKKAKVGNVYTVEEAQHEMN, via the coding sequence ATGGAGTCTTCCGAAGATAAAACGACACCAAAATGGTATGCGATAGATCGAGACATGATCATATGTAAAGTTGCATATTTATTTGAGAATGCAAAACAATCATGTTACATCCCTttgatgattttgttttttgaaagtaTTGGCTTGGATTCGAGCCGCGCTGGACAAATTAACGGAATGCGGTATATTGGCTATTTGATTGGTTCGCCGTTTTGGGGTTATTTAGCTGATCGAAAACAAGCCTATCGTTTCACGGTTACGTTTCTTTGCGTAATTGCTGTTGCCACAATGTGTTCTCAACCCTTCCTAAGTCTACTTGTAGGTGATCAGGAGAAACAAAAGTGCCCTACTAACAGTAATCTTGAAATATTTATAAACCAAACCTTTAACGATAAAATGAATAGAACATTAAATGAAACAATAGGACAACCCATGAAAGGTAACTTTAATGAGGATCATCTTTTTTACACCATGTTGTCAATTAACATTGTAGCATCCTTCTTTGACGGAAGTACACAAAGTTTTATGGACACAGGAGTAATGCGCAGAGTTCTAGCATCGCCAAACCAGCCCAAATTTGGAAATCAACGATACTTTGGAGCAATAGGATATGGAGGGGGAGCCCTTTTGTCAAGTATAGTGATTGATAATTTCCCATCGTTAAAAGTAACATGTTATAGTGGATTATTTTGCGTTTATCTGTTTTTCACCAGCAGTTTAGCTGTTATTTCAAACATCTTATTCAAAGGAATAAAATTCAGTACTCCAAATGCAAAAGAAAAAGGCGAAGTTCGTGGTATATTACGAACAACGTTGTGCAAACCTGACACTTTATTCTTTCTCGTAACTGTGCTCTTTGGTGGAACAGTACATGCGTTTTACGTGAGTTTTctctttgtgtttttaaaagaattggATAGCCCCCAGATTCTAATGGGACTGTCCATTACTGTGGCTGCTGTATTTGGATTATTAGGCTTTATATGTGCAGCTAAAATCATTAAAGTAGTTGGAGGAACTATGAATCTACTTTGCTTTGCTTGTTTTATTTGGTGCATTCGTTTCTTTTGTTATGCATGCACGTATAACCCATGGCTTGTCCTTCCTACCCAATTGACGCATGGGATAGGTTTTGCTGCATTTATCGCAGCTTGCGTCGAACACACACGAATGATTAGTTCTCCAGCTATATTGGCTACCATGTACGGAATTATGAACTCTCTATACTTTGGAGCTTCTTTCGTCATCGCAAATATCGGCGGAGGAAGTTTATATAAATACGTGGGTTCAAGGCAGACTTTTATTATTGCAAGTGTGGCGTGTGGTGTGTGGGCGATAttggtttttatttatatagttaTTGGGATATATCGAAAAAAGGCTAAAGTGGGGAATGTCTACACAGTTGAGGAGGCACAACACGAAATGaactga